Within the Musa acuminata AAA Group cultivar baxijiao chromosome BXJ2-9, Cavendish_Baxijiao_AAA, whole genome shotgun sequence genome, the region AACTCCTCCAACCACCGATGAATGATCGCCAAAAAGCAGTGATGAACAGTGATATTAGTTCATTATTCCATACTTCATTACAAGACGGATGAATTGAATTATCACTTACCCTTCGACGGTGAGGGAGTACTGAATACAACCTCTCGTCTTGTTCTTTCTGCAGCTTAATCGAGAGGGGGTTTTGCTTCTCAGAGGCTTAGATTCAAGGCTATCAAAGGACCTCCCACCTGATCTGCAAAAGCTCCGATGCAAAGTAAGTAATCACAAGATCCAACCCTTCCATCCTTGCACATTCTCCACAAGTCTCCCTGACATAGTACTGATGCATATACTTCCCTCGTGTCCCACAAGGTGGCATTCCATGCCCTGAGGTTTGCTGCGCCCATCCAGGAGCTTGGCAACAAGCTCGCCATGAGGATGCGGAGCAAAGGGCCTTACCTCGGGCTGCACCTTCGACTGGAGAAGGATGTGTGGGTGCGTACCGGTTGCCTTCCTGGGCTAAGCTCCAAGCACGATGATGTTGTCCAGCGAGAGAGAAAGCTCCGGCCGAAGCTCCTCACTGGGAGGTCCAACATGACTCACCACCAGCGCAAACTCGCCGGGTTCTGCCCACTGAATGCTCTTGAAGTAACCAGGTATAGGAAGAACCAGGAAGCAAATCTTTGATTCTATTACTTGTTTTCGAGTTACTGACGACAATTCTTCGATTCAGATTGATCAAGGCACTCGGAGCTCCCAAGGATGCAAGGATATACTGGGCAGGCGGCGAGCCATTCGGAGGGCCGGAGGCCCTGCTGCCATTGATCACAGAGTTCCCGCATTTGTGCAACAAGGAGAACATCTCACAGCCCGGCGAACTCGAGCGATTTGCGAGCAAATCTTCGGTGCTTGCGGCGATCGACTACATCGTGTGCGAGCAGAGCGACGTGTTCATGCCGTCACACGGAGGAAACATGGGGCACTTGATGCAGGGGCACAGGGCGTATGCCGGGCACAGAAAGTTCATCACCCCCAACAAGCGGCAGATGCTCCCATATTTCGTCGACGCTTCTTTGCCGGACTCGGAATTCAATCGGATCATCAAGGACCTGCACCGAGGATCGCTAGGACAGCCGGAGTGGAGGACCGACAAGGTTGGCAAGGATGTCACGGCCTACCCTGTTCCCGAGTGCATGTGCAATGGAACAAGCACGAGTGCAGCGCTATAAGGACACACTACTGCCGATTGCTTACTCTCGACCGATTCCAATCTGCCGAAGCATCAACCTTCAGCGTCTAATGGCCAAAGTTTTGGCTGAGCGGCTACAGATACACGGAAGCGAGCCTCTGCATCATGTAATCAGAAGTCATTTTGATGCACGGAACACAACCGAGGAATGGAATTCTTTCTCAGAGTTTTCGATGTCATAACTCATTTATGGATGATAAATTCGATTCT harbors:
- the LOC103997722 gene encoding O-fucosyltransferase 20; this translates as MARAKTKHLSDIAVPSQLIHSLSASAFHTLHLSPRKAPRQAGHRFPSLARSPKFLLVSLFFLLALFRTLRIGSELDRLLPLSPAPCSSSSSPEPVRSALEVAVEGGGGGVGVGAGAVEGEFWRQPDGMGYRPCLDFSKQYREETEAARGGRRRKYLLVVVSGGLNQQRNQIVDAVVIARILGAALVVPVLQVNLIWGDDSEFSDIFDLEHFKRVLADDVKVVSSLPSTHIRTRPVEEKQTPLHVSPQWIKDRYRKRLNREGVLLLRGLDSRLSKDLPPDLQKLRCKVAFHALRFAAPIQELGNKLAMRMRSKGPYLGLHLRLEKDVWVRTGCLPGLSSKHDDVVQRERKLRPKLLTGRSNMTHHQRKLAGFCPLNALEVTRLIKALGAPKDARIYWAGGEPFGGPEALLPLITEFPHLCNKENISQPGELERFASKSSVLAAIDYIVCEQSDVFMPSHGGNMGHLMQGHRAYAGHRKFITPNKRQMLPYFVDASLPDSEFNRIIKDLHRGSLGQPEWRTDKVGKDVTAYPVPECMCNGTSTSAAL